A single window of Oreochromis aureus strain Israel breed Guangdong linkage group 7, ZZ_aureus, whole genome shotgun sequence DNA harbors:
- the ppfibp2b gene encoding liprin-beta-2b isoform X5: MLQQELMSRTSLETQKLDLMDEVSFLKLKLVSMEETQTNSHPQDSTDTKQNKAECVVNLISELQEQMCRFQEEISTRIQEKRALEEKEAQQGEPRDGQAQGYSPQVGLVGLDLSLSGSDARQHNGGKTVHDLQQEVKQLKSKVDELEGEKSQYERKLRATKAEISELQQLLASKDAEIECLQTQLLARGGSANDNAERDQEYQRLKVGMESLLASNDEKDRRIEELTILLSQYRKMREVMALTQGSSEEELSGSLKLKAITHKAHSDILRSELSSRGSSPHMLSTSPYQRDLDSSFQNSVETSLVSAADPSLFNGSWHRRRLMSSSLEELQSGSLQKAVEIQPLETESDVGAENPHMELNKYQTLPGKLSKKNEPRAELNGDRDDEYLSPVQLSPVHGHSQDYSLKHSEKLEECFPSDQSPLSSGVDSGQQSPVSPENRKGHRGIRKLWGKIRRSQSGSPVQVHDPELGDFKRGGFRATAGPRLAHSGKTRDLKTPFSKWNTEQVCDWIEDIGLGQYSILARQWVTSGQTLLSATPQDLEKEMAMKNPLHRKKLQLSIKAISSKQPEKSAELDYLWVTRWLDDIGLPQYKDQFNEGRVDGQMLQYLTVNDLLFLKVTSQLHHLSIKCAIHVLHVNKFNPNCLKRRPGNESQFTPSEVVQWSNHRVMEWLRSVDLAEYAPNLRGSGVHGGLIMLEPRFNSDSLAMLLNIPPQKTLLRRHLTTNFNNLVGSQAQQEKREYTEATGYSPLSITAKVKPKKLGFSNLTHLRRRRPDESTDYVCPIESSSPQSGQSAVNGVQMRPYTGFRGLSPILDREPDRSRDQVGLEDSRADPSPWQQL; this comes from the exons ATGCTCCAACAG GAGCTGATGAGCAGGACCTCGCTAGAAACTCAGAAGCTGGATCTGATGGATGAGGTGTCCTTTCTCAAACTGAAGCTGGTCAGCATGGAGGAGACGCAAACCAACTCACACCCGCAGGATTCGACAGACACAAAGCAGAACAAAGCTGAG TGTGTGGTAAATCTCATCAGTGAGCTCCAGGAGCAGATGTGCAGGTTTCAGGAGGAGATCAGCACTCGCATTCAGGAGAAACGGGCCCTGGAGGAGAAGGAGGCCCAGCAGGGGGAGCCAAGAGACGGCCAAGCCCAGGGCTACAGCCCTCAAGTTGGGTTGGTCGGCTTGGACCTGAGCCTGTCTGGCTCTGATGCCCGGCAGCACAATGGAGGAAAGACTGTTCAC GATTTGCAACAAGAAGTTAAGCAGCTGAAGAGCAAAGTGGATGAGTTGGAGGGAGAGAAGAGCCAGTATGAGAGGAAATTAAGAGCCACCAAG GCAGAAAtctcagagctgcagcagctcctGGCCTCCAAAGACGCTGAGATCGAGTGCCTACAGACCCAGCTGCTGGCCAGAGGCGGCAGCGCCAATGACAACGCAGAGAGAG ACCAGGAATACCAGAGGTTAAAGGTGGGGATGGAGTCTTTGTTGGCTTCAAATGACGAAAAG GATCGGCGTATAGAGGAGCTTACCATTCTGCTCAGCCAATACAGAAAGATGAGGGAGGTCATGGCACTCACACAGG GAAGCAGCGAAGAGGAGCTGAGTGGCAGTTTAAAGCTCAAAGCCATCACTCACAAAGCACACTCTGACATCCTCAGATCAGAG CTGTCATCAAGAGGATCGTCACCACATATGCTGTCCACATCCCCGTATCAGAGGGATTTGGATTCCAG TTTCCAGAACTCTGTGGAGACATCGCTGGTGTCCGCTGCTGACCCAAGTTTGTTTAATGGATCATG GCATCGGCGCCGGTTGATGTCCAGCAGTCTTGAGGAGTTGCAGAGTGGATCTTTACAAAAG GCTGTAGAGATCCAGCCACTTGAAACTGAATCAGATGTAGGGGCCGAG AATCCCCACATGGAGCTGAACAAGTACCAAACTCTGCCGGGAAAACTGAGTAAAAAGAACGAGCCGCGGGCCGAGCTGAACGGCGACAGAGACGACGAGTATTTATCTCCCGTCCAGCTCTCGCCTGTCCACGGCCACAGCCAGGACTACAGTCTGA AGCATTCAGAGAAGCTGGAGGAGTGCTTTCCGTCAGACCAGTCCCCACTGTCCTCTGGAGTGGACTCTGGACAGCAGTCTCCTGTCTCACCAGAGAACAGAAAGGGTCACAGAGGAATTAGGAAACTCTGGGGGAA GATCCGTCGCAGTCAGTCGGGTAGTCCTGTCCAAGTTCATGACCCAGAGCTAGGAGACTTCAAGAGGGGAGGATTCAGAGCTACAGCTGGACCTCGATTGGCCCATTCAGGGAAAACACG AGATCTGAAGACGCCATTTTCTAAGTGGAACACAGAGCAGGTGTGTGACTGGATTGAAGACATTGGACTAGGTCAGTACAGCATCCTTGCTCGCCAATGGGTCACCAGTGGTCAGACTCTGCTATCAGCCACGCCACAAGACCTAGAGAAG GAGATGGCCATGAAGAATCCACTCCACAGAAAGAAGCTTCAGTTGTCCATCAAGGCGATCAGTAGCAAACAGCCTGAAAAATCTGCAGAGCTTGATTACCTCTGGGTTACCC GTTGGCTTGATGATATTGGCCTTCCTCAGTACAAAGACCAATTTAATGAAGGAAGAGTGGATGGGCAGATGCTGCAGTATCTCACTGTG AACGACTTATTATTCCTTAAAGTGACCAGCCAGCTGCACCACCTCAGCATCAAGTGTGCCATTCATGTTCTCCATGTCAACAAATTCAATCCCAACTGCCTCAAACGCAGGCCCGGCAATGAG AGCCAGTTCACTCCCAGTGAGGTTGTCCAGTGGTCTAACCACCGAGTCATGGAATGGTTGAGGTCTGTGGACCTTGCAGAGTATGCCCCAAACCTGAGGGGCAGCGGCGTGCATGGAGGGCTGATA ATGCTGGAGCCTCGGTTTAACTCTGATAGCCTGGCCATGCTGCTGAACATCCCTCCTCAGAAAACTCTGCTGAGGCGCCACTTAACCACCAACTTCAACAACCTAGTAGGATCACAGGCTCAGCAGGAGAAGAGGGAGTACACTGAGGCGACAGGATACTCCCCACTCAGCATCACCGCTAAAGTCAAG